A single Ochrobactrum sp. BTU1 DNA region contains:
- a CDS encoding DUF3088 domain-containing protein → MYRDTLYLLQPGFEDPAYPGQKFYCEHCALMEGVLASFPELGKDLDIKRIAWPRPRHEVIALVGEENQSLPLFILTKGDRSFHQTGENEGNAFVSDKDAILAVLAERHGFPNPHP, encoded by the coding sequence ATGTATCGCGATACACTTTACCTTTTGCAGCCGGGGTTTGAAGACCCGGCCTATCCCGGACAAAAATTCTATTGCGAGCATTGCGCCTTGATGGAAGGGGTTCTGGCTTCCTTTCCCGAACTCGGGAAAGACCTCGACATCAAGCGGATCGCCTGGCCGCGTCCAAGGCATGAAGTCATTGCTCTTGTGGGGGAAGAAAACCAGTCATTACCTTTGTTCATATTGACGAAAGGTGATCGCTCGTTCCATCAGACCGGCGAGAATGAAGGCAATGCTTTCGTTTCGGACAAAGACGCTATTCTCGCAGTTCTTGCCGAGCGGCATGGTTTCCCCAATCCGCATCCATAA
- a CDS encoding prephenate dehydrogenase → MSFDENHQQKTIGIIGFGAFGQLIARYLSPYYRLYAYDPVARLDNVAGALSVTLATIEDTAGCDIVILATPVSTLEGVVRAIAPHLRPGALIMDVGSVKVGPTKIMLNGLPDYVDIVATHPLFGPQSARNGIAGLKIAICPVRGRQALRIGAFLRKQLALDVIMTTPEDHDRDAAMVQGLTHLIAKVLVQMEPLPTRMTTKSFDLIMQAVGMVRHDAPEVFHAIERANDFAPQIRQRFFELAANLNEELSRVSQA, encoded by the coding sequence ATGTCTTTCGACGAAAATCATCAGCAAAAAACAATCGGCATTATCGGCTTTGGTGCATTCGGGCAGCTTATCGCCCGTTACCTCAGCCCTTATTACCGGCTGTATGCTTATGATCCTGTCGCCAGACTGGATAATGTTGCAGGCGCTCTCTCCGTAACACTTGCGACAATCGAAGATACAGCCGGTTGCGACATCGTTATTCTGGCAACACCCGTATCAACCCTTGAAGGCGTTGTTAGAGCTATCGCGCCGCATCTGCGGCCCGGCGCGCTGATTATGGATGTCGGATCGGTGAAGGTTGGCCCCACCAAAATCATGCTCAATGGCCTGCCGGATTATGTCGATATTGTCGCCACGCACCCGTTGTTTGGTCCGCAAAGCGCACGCAACGGGATCGCTGGTCTGAAGATTGCCATTTGCCCGGTTCGCGGCAGGCAAGCGCTTCGCATCGGCGCATTCTTGCGCAAGCAACTGGCACTTGATGTGATTATGACAACGCCCGAAGACCATGATCGCGATGCGGCCATGGTTCAGGGGCTCACGCATCTGATCGCTAAAGTGCTGGTGCAGATGGAGCCGTTGCCAACGCGTATGACGACGAAGAGCTTCGATCTCATCATGCAGGCAGTCGGCATGGTGCGCCATGATGCACCAGAGGTTTTCCATGCCATCGAACGTGCAAATGATTTTGCACCGCAAATTCGTCAGCGCTTTTTTGAACTGGCTGCTAATCTGAATGAAGAGCTCAGCCGAGTCTCTCAAGCATGA
- a CDS encoding Hint domain-containing protein, which yields MSSDNYPHSPRNRARRHFLGAAAGMAAKAAALGALASSLSSLPARALGTKWWEHGGGSGTNCFLRGTLIDTAKGPVPVETLEIGDLVKTVRGEALPVRWIGWQCLVSSGAQWNENIMPIRIKRHALGGELPRRDLMLSPNHALFIDGVLIRVKDLVNAHSIARISEDDAIDYYNIVLDSHEVVFAEGVAVETYLMQGENYLSFTNFAEYQQLYAGQPSVTMTPFAPIMGYEGAREHIRALLCMSGVLPIRDVVEETYQKLASASVQKSISIVGGPLLSSRSHGA from the coding sequence ATGTCATCAGATAATTACCCACACTCGCCTCGCAATCGCGCGCGACGGCACTTTTTAGGCGCCGCCGCAGGAATGGCCGCCAAAGCTGCGGCTCTGGGCGCATTAGCTTCGTCGCTGTCGTCACTACCCGCACGTGCTTTGGGCACGAAATGGTGGGAGCATGGCGGCGGCTCTGGCACCAATTGCTTTCTCCGAGGCACACTCATCGATACCGCCAAAGGACCTGTCCCGGTAGAAACACTGGAGATTGGCGATCTGGTTAAAACGGTACGTGGTGAAGCGTTGCCGGTCCGATGGATTGGATGGCAATGTCTAGTGAGCTCCGGCGCGCAGTGGAATGAGAACATCATGCCGATCCGCATCAAGCGTCATGCGCTGGGCGGTGAACTCCCCCGGCGGGATCTTATGCTTTCCCCAAATCATGCGCTGTTTATCGATGGTGTTCTTATCCGCGTAAAAGATTTGGTCAACGCGCATTCGATCGCGCGCATTTCAGAGGATGATGCCATCGACTATTACAACATTGTGCTCGATAGCCACGAGGTGGTTTTTGCTGAAGGTGTGGCGGTTGAAACTTATCTCATGCAAGGTGAAAACTATCTGAGCTTTACGAATTTCGCTGAGTATCAGCAGCTTTATGCTGGTCAACCGAGTGTAACCATGACGCCGTTCGCGCCGATCATGGGATATGAAGGCGCACGGGAACACATTCGTGCTCTGCTGTGTATGAGCGGCGTGCTGCCCATACGCGATGTCGTGGAAGAAACATATCAGAAATTGGCTTCAGCATCGGTCCAAAAATCAATTTCAATTGTGGGAGGTCCGTTGCTTAGTTCACGAAGTCATGGTGCCTGA
- the aceA gene encoding isocitrate lyase → MTDFYSLIPSAPKGRFDGIQRTHKAEDVKRLRGSVEIKYSLAEMGANRLWKLIQEEDFVNALGALSGNQAMQMVRAGLKAIYLSGWQVAADANTASAMYPDQSLYPANAAPELAKRINKTLQRADQIETAEGKGLSVDTWFAPIVADAEAGFGGPLNAFEIMKAFIEAGAAGVHYEDQLASEKKCGHLGGKVLIPSAAHIRNLNAARLAADVMGTSTLVIARTDAEAAKLLTSDIDERDQPFVDYNAGRTAEGFYQVKNGIEPCIARAIAYAPYCDLIWMETSKPDLEQARRFAEAVHKAHPGKKLAYNCSPSFNWKKNLDDATIAKFQRELGAMGYKFQFITLAGFHQLNFGMFELARGYKDRQMAAYSELQQAEFAAEANGYTATKHQREVGTGYFDAVSLAITGGQSSTTAMKESTETAQFRPAAE, encoded by the coding sequence ATGACAGATTTTTACAGCCTCATCCCTTCGGCACCCAAGGGCCGCTTTGACGGTATCCAGCGTACGCATAAAGCCGAAGACGTGAAAAGGCTGCGCGGTTCGGTGGAGATCAAGTATTCACTGGCCGAGATGGGTGCAAACCGTCTGTGGAAGCTCATCCAAGAGGAAGATTTCGTCAACGCACTTGGCGCGCTTTCCGGCAATCAGGCAATGCAAATGGTTCGCGCCGGATTGAAGGCGATCTACCTTTCCGGTTGGCAGGTTGCAGCGGATGCAAACACGGCCTCAGCCATGTATCCCGATCAGTCGCTTTACCCGGCTAATGCCGCACCTGAACTCGCCAAGCGCATCAATAAGACGTTACAGCGTGCCGACCAGATTGAAACAGCAGAAGGAAAAGGCCTGTCGGTCGACACGTGGTTTGCGCCAATTGTTGCCGATGCGGAAGCAGGCTTCGGTGGACCGCTGAATGCTTTCGAGATCATGAAGGCCTTCATCGAAGCGGGTGCTGCCGGTGTGCATTATGAAGACCAACTGGCGTCTGAAAAGAAGTGCGGCCATCTGGGCGGCAAAGTTCTGATCCCGTCTGCGGCCCATATCCGTAACCTCAACGCAGCACGCCTGGCTGCTGACGTTATGGGAACTTCCACGTTGGTTATCGCCCGCACGGATGCGGAAGCTGCCAAGCTTTTGACCTCAGACATTGACGAACGCGACCAGCCTTTCGTTGACTATAATGCGGGCCGCACTGCAGAAGGCTTTTATCAGGTGAAGAACGGCATCGAGCCGTGTATCGCCCGTGCGATCGCCTATGCGCCCTATTGCGATCTGATCTGGATGGAAACGTCCAAGCCCGATCTCGAACAGGCTCGTCGCTTCGCGGAAGCCGTGCACAAGGCACATCCGGGCAAGAAGCTCGCTTATAACTGCTCGCCGTCGTTCAACTGGAAAAAGAATCTCGACGACGCAACGATTGCCAAGTTCCAGCGCGAGCTGGGTGCAATGGGCTACAAGTTCCAGTTCATCACGCTGGCCGGTTTCCACCAGCTCAACTTCGGCATGTTCGAACTGGCACGCGGCTACAAGGACCGTCAGATGGCAGCCTATTCTGAGCTGCAACAAGCGGAGTTTGCGGCCGAAGCCAATGGCTACACCGCAACCAAACACCAGCGCGAAGTCGGCACCGGCTATTTCGATGCCGTGTCGCTCGCAATCACCGGCGGCCAGTCTTCGACCACCGCCATGAAGGAATCCACCGAAACAGCACAGTTCCGTCCAGCTGCTGAGTGA
- a CDS encoding DUF2267 domain-containing protein → MSIQSLVDTIAHRVNIDQPLAEKLTGSVFSVLQHTTPEIGQKVFELLPDAKLLAENHDVLAAGSSGIVGVFSGLMGTIAGEKMSALLKGAANLRTSGLSNEQITDAGNQVFLYIRERDPNLVDQLIVAAPSIKEHFRL, encoded by the coding sequence ATGTCCATTCAATCGCTCGTCGACACAATTGCACATCGGGTCAATATCGATCAGCCACTTGCCGAAAAGCTAACCGGATCAGTTTTTTCCGTGTTGCAACACACCACACCGGAAATCGGACAGAAAGTCTTTGAACTTTTACCGGATGCGAAGCTTCTGGCAGAAAACCACGATGTGCTCGCTGCGGGAAGCAGCGGTATTGTTGGTGTTTTTTCAGGGCTGATGGGCACTATTGCCGGAGAAAAGATGAGCGCTTTGCTCAAAGGAGCCGCCAACCTCCGCACAAGCGGCCTGTCAAACGAGCAGATCACCGATGCCGGAAATCAAGTGTTCCTTTATATCCGTGAACGCGATCCAAATCTGGTGGACCAACTGATTGTTGCGGCCCCATCCATTAAAGAGCATTTTAGACTTTGA
- a CDS encoding FAD-binding oxidoreductase — translation MPNQRPYQSPISPGFSWYEVSVPERPQYEELDGARQADVVIIGGGYTGLSAAYHLAKQGADVVLVEAARFGDGASGRNGGQFGTGQRIWAEDLEKQYGFERAKALFDVAEEAKTYLLGFSREHNIDMEYMPGQISAVHKERYLKNYQDHVELMATRFNYPHIRYVERAEMAALLGSNRYHGGLYDAGTGHIHPLKLVIGLAKAAQAAGAHLFENTKATKITTASGGVEVQTSHGTISAKNAFLAVNAHGGDLEPTSAAHVMPIRSFIGATAPLAADSPVIPGGESIDDSRFVVRYFRKSKDGRLLFGGREAYTADNPRDISEHIRRQIAEIYPALDKVEITQAWGGSVGITMPRQPFVREVMPGVISAGGYSGHGVMLANYMGKLYAEALSGKRDKLKLFEELRIPSFPGGRTFRAPLLFLALSWYALMDRI, via the coding sequence ATGCCTAATCAACGGCCCTATCAAAGCCCTATCTCTCCCGGCTTCTCGTGGTATGAAGTGAGCGTTCCAGAGCGCCCGCAATATGAAGAGCTCGACGGTGCCCGTCAGGCGGATGTCGTGATTATCGGCGGCGGTTATACGGGTCTTTCAGCGGCTTATCATCTGGCTAAGCAGGGAGCGGATGTTGTGCTAGTCGAAGCTGCACGCTTCGGTGATGGTGCATCCGGACGCAATGGCGGTCAATTCGGTACAGGACAGCGCATCTGGGCCGAAGATCTTGAAAAGCAATATGGTTTTGAGCGTGCCAAAGCCCTGTTTGACGTTGCGGAAGAAGCCAAGACTTACTTGCTTGGCTTTTCCCGCGAGCACAATATCGACATGGAATATATGCCCGGCCAGATTTCGGCCGTGCATAAGGAGCGCTATCTCAAGAACTATCAGGACCATGTGGAACTGATGGCTACGCGCTTCAATTACCCACACATCCGTTATGTCGAACGCGCCGAAATGGCCGCGCTTCTTGGTTCAAACCGCTATCACGGCGGCCTCTATGACGCCGGTACGGGGCATATTCACCCGCTTAAATTGGTGATTGGGCTCGCGAAAGCGGCACAAGCCGCCGGTGCGCACCTGTTTGAGAACACCAAAGCCACGAAGATAACGACAGCAAGCGGTGGCGTTGAAGTTCAAACCTCGCACGGCACGATTTCGGCAAAGAATGCCTTTCTTGCGGTCAATGCTCATGGTGGCGATCTGGAACCGACAAGTGCTGCGCATGTCATGCCGATCCGTTCCTTCATAGGCGCAACAGCGCCCTTGGCTGCTGATAGCCCAGTCATTCCCGGTGGGGAGTCGATTGACGATTCGCGCTTTGTCGTTCGCTATTTCCGCAAATCCAAAGATGGCCGCCTACTGTTTGGTGGTCGTGAAGCCTATACGGCAGACAATCCGCGCGACATCAGCGAACATATCCGCCGACAGATCGCGGAGATCTATCCCGCACTCGACAAGGTTGAAATCACGCAAGCCTGGGGCGGCTCCGTTGGCATAACAATGCCGCGTCAGCCATTTGTACGCGAAGTGATGCCGGGTGTCATTTCCGCAGGCGGCTATTCCGGTCACGGGGTCATGCTCGCCAATTACATGGGCAAGCTCTATGCGGAAGCCCTTTCCGGCAAGCGCGACAAGCTCAAGCTCTTTGAAGAGCTGCGCATTCCATCGTTTCCGGGTGGCCGCACGTTCCGCGCACCCCTGCTCTTTCTCGCGCTCTCGTGGTATGCGCTGATGGATCGGATTTAA
- a CDS encoding APC family permease, with translation MQNQIDNAGEGKTELKRVMGPGLLLLFIIGDVLGTGIYALTGEVASEVGGVVWLPFLIAFVVALLTACSYLELVTKYPRAAGAALYTHKAFGVHFITFLVAFAVMSSGITSASTASRAFAANFEASLGLGFGEWGIPLIAVGFIALIAAVNLRGVGESVKMNVVLTVVEVTGLLIIIGIGLWAIAGGQGDVSRAWTFETPEGSGFFWPVIAATTLAFFAMVGFEDSVNMAEECKEPSRLFPKVLLTGLAITGIVYVLVSISAITLVSAAELGEGDTPLLKVIQAGAPGFPIGVFALITMFAVANSALINMMMASRLIYGMAREGVVPEVLGKVHKGRRTPHIAIIFTSLLAIGLILFAGGVPALGGTTALLLLCVFAVVNVAVLVLSNDHVDHKHFRTPTILPILGAISCSFLAGPWTGRDAEQYAIAAVLLGIGVVLWFATVRYMRAANQPA, from the coding sequence ATGCAAAATCAGATCGACAATGCGGGCGAAGGAAAAACAGAACTGAAACGGGTGATGGGGCCCGGCCTTCTTTTACTTTTCATCATTGGCGACGTGTTGGGTACAGGCATCTATGCTTTGACAGGTGAAGTAGCGTCAGAAGTCGGTGGCGTTGTGTGGCTCCCCTTTCTCATCGCATTCGTGGTCGCGCTGCTAACGGCCTGCAGCTATCTTGAGCTTGTCACCAAGTATCCGCGCGCGGCTGGTGCAGCGCTCTATACGCACAAGGCCTTCGGCGTTCACTTCATCACCTTCCTTGTGGCTTTCGCGGTCATGTCTTCGGGCATTACCTCCGCATCCACGGCGTCACGTGCTTTTGCTGCAAACTTCGAGGCATCCTTGGGTTTGGGTTTCGGTGAATGGGGCATACCGCTCATTGCAGTCGGCTTTATTGCACTGATTGCCGCAGTCAATTTACGCGGCGTTGGCGAGAGCGTAAAAATGAACGTGGTTCTCACCGTTGTCGAGGTTACAGGCCTGCTCATCATTATAGGCATCGGCCTATGGGCAATCGCTGGCGGCCAAGGCGATGTATCACGTGCCTGGACTTTCGAGACGCCTGAAGGCAGCGGCTTTTTCTGGCCTGTCATCGCTGCAACTACGCTCGCCTTCTTCGCGATGGTCGGTTTTGAAGATTCGGTCAACATGGCTGAGGAATGCAAAGAACCAAGCCGCCTTTTCCCAAAAGTGCTCCTCACAGGCCTGGCCATTACCGGCATTGTCTATGTGCTCGTTTCCATTTCGGCCATTACATTGGTTTCCGCCGCCGAGCTTGGTGAGGGCGACACCCCACTTCTCAAGGTCATTCAGGCTGGTGCACCCGGTTTCCCGATCGGCGTCTTTGCTCTTATAACCATGTTTGCCGTTGCCAACTCCGCATTGATCAACATGATGATGGCAAGTCGCCTTATTTACGGTATGGCGCGTGAAGGCGTGGTGCCAGAAGTGTTGGGCAAGGTGCATAAGGGTCGCCGTACGCCGCATATTGCGATTATCTTCACTTCGCTGCTGGCGATTGGCCTCATTCTGTTTGCGGGTGGCGTTCCAGCGCTCGGAGGAACGACTGCATTGTTGCTTCTGTGCGTGTTCGCCGTGGTCAATGTCGCAGTGCTGGTTTTGAGCAACGACCATGTCGATCACAAGCATTTCCGCACGCCTACGATTTTGCCGATACTGGGTGCAATCAGCTGCTCATTCCTTGCTGGTCCCTGGACCGGACGCGATGCGGAACAATATGCTATTGCCGCTGTACTCCTCGGCATTGGCGTGGTGCTGTGGTTTGCGACGGTTCGCTATATGCGCGCCGCCAACCAGCCTGCATAA
- a CDS encoding glutamine synthetase family protein: MSADTTEKKVTRAPRRRTPAYVKSLRGVKNWKQATEWLAWRDIEDIECITPDQAGVARGKMMPSKKFTSNTSLALPSAVFMTTISGDYPEDGHGFQYPEDDGDLRLLPDLSTLSAVPWESDATAQVICDLVYQDGRAVEFTPRNVLRSVVSAYNKRGLKPVVAPEIEFYLVRKNPDPDYPLTPPVGRSGRAIGGGQGYSIAGVNEFDELIDDIYHFSEGQGLEIDTLIHEEGAAQLEINLRHGDPVELADQVFLFKRTIREAALKHDMYATFMAKPIQGQPGSAMHIHQSIVDKKTGRNIFSNEDGSESEAFRHFIGGMQRHVPNALVMFAPYVNSYRRLTPSASAPVNVKWGYDNRTTAFRVPRSEPGGRRVENRIPSSDANPYLALAASLACGLIGLVNKIEADQPASTSVNTKEIDLPRGLIDAVELFENDQELRNLFGNSFVTTYAAIKRAEFETFMEVISPWEREFLLLNV; encoded by the coding sequence ATGTCTGCTGATACGACGGAAAAGAAGGTTACGCGTGCGCCGCGTCGCCGTACGCCTGCTTATGTCAAATCTCTTCGAGGTGTGAAAAACTGGAAGCAAGCCACAGAATGGCTGGCATGGCGAGACATTGAAGACATCGAATGCATCACCCCCGATCAAGCGGGCGTTGCCCGCGGAAAGATGATGCCGTCGAAAAAGTTCACATCGAACACTTCGCTGGCGCTTCCATCGGCGGTGTTTATGACGACAATTTCGGGCGATTATCCTGAAGACGGCCATGGCTTCCAATATCCCGAAGACGACGGCGACCTGAGACTCTTACCAGACCTTTCCACGCTCTCCGCCGTGCCATGGGAATCTGATGCCACGGCGCAGGTCATCTGCGATCTGGTTTATCAGGATGGACGTGCGGTTGAATTCACCCCGCGCAACGTTCTGCGCTCGGTGGTTTCTGCTTATAACAAGCGCGGCCTCAAGCCTGTGGTGGCACCGGAAATCGAGTTTTATCTGGTCCGTAAGAACCCCGACCCGGACTACCCGCTCACACCTCCGGTCGGTCGGTCCGGCCGCGCGATCGGTGGCGGTCAGGGCTATTCAATTGCTGGTGTCAACGAGTTCGACGAACTGATCGATGACATCTATCATTTCTCTGAAGGCCAAGGCCTTGAGATCGATACGCTGATCCACGAAGAAGGTGCAGCCCAGCTTGAAATAAACCTGCGCCATGGTGATCCGGTTGAACTGGCCGATCAGGTATTTTTGTTCAAACGTACAATCCGTGAAGCAGCGCTCAAGCATGATATGTATGCAACCTTCATGGCCAAACCTATCCAGGGCCAACCAGGATCGGCGATGCATATTCATCAGTCGATTGTTGACAAAAAGACCGGACGCAACATTTTCTCCAATGAAGACGGAAGCGAAAGCGAAGCCTTCCGCCATTTCATCGGCGGCATGCAGCGCCATGTGCCAAACGCGCTTGTAATGTTCGCACCCTATGTAAACTCTTATCGTCGCCTGACTCCGTCTGCATCGGCTCCTGTCAACGTGAAATGGGGCTACGACAACCGTACGACTGCGTTCCGCGTACCGCGTTCTGAGCCAGGTGGTCGGCGTGTTGAAAACCGCATTCCATCGTCTGATGCAAACCCCTATCTGGCGCTTGCTGCTTCGCTTGCTTGTGGACTGATTGGCTTGGTGAACAAGATTGAAGCGGATCAGCCAGCTTCAACCAGCGTCAACACCAAGGAAATCGACCTGCCGCGCGGCCTGATCGACGCGGTAGAACTGTTTGAAAACGATCAGGAATTACGAAATCTGTTTGGCAATTCATTCGTCACCACTTATGCGGCGATCAAGCGTGCCGAATTTGAAACCTTCATGGAAGTCATCAGCCCGTGGGAACGTGAGTTCCTGCTGCTCAACGTCTGA
- the blaOXA gene encoding OXA-919 family class D beta-lactamase, whose translation MLRTIKAALAMAGGSLFAMLVLQGQATAASQKLTCMIMLNANSGEVIAKEGEICDKRNSPASTFKVPLALMGFESGILKDSHNPVWPYKEGYPAWRESWKQSVDPSYWEEQSVVWFSQELTRKLGKDKFQVYTDRLNYGNRDLSGDPGKNNGMLRSWISSSLTISPNEQADFLMKMVNKKLPFSEAAMTKAMDILPSHKLSNGWTAHGKTGSAFETGPKGKPDRRRQFGWYVGWAEKGDEKVVFVRLNRNMLAHNAGMGPVTRDEQWSILEKTLK comes from the coding sequence ATGCTAAGAACGATCAAGGCGGCTTTGGCAATGGCAGGCGGTTCATTGTTTGCAATGCTCGTCCTGCAAGGGCAGGCCACGGCTGCAAGTCAAAAACTCACCTGCATGATCATGCTCAATGCGAACAGCGGCGAGGTTATCGCCAAAGAGGGCGAGATTTGCGACAAGCGCAACAGTCCAGCATCAACGTTCAAAGTGCCATTGGCGCTGATGGGGTTCGAAAGCGGCATATTAAAGGACAGTCACAACCCGGTCTGGCCTTATAAGGAGGGCTATCCTGCGTGGCGTGAATCCTGGAAACAATCTGTCGATCCGAGCTATTGGGAAGAGCAGTCGGTAGTCTGGTTCTCTCAGGAGCTGACACGGAAGCTGGGGAAAGATAAGTTTCAGGTATACACAGATCGCCTCAACTACGGCAATCGCGATCTGAGTGGCGATCCGGGCAAGAATAACGGTATGTTGCGCTCATGGATTTCTTCGTCGCTGACGATATCGCCCAATGAGCAGGCGGATTTTCTCATGAAGATGGTCAATAAAAAGCTTCCGTTCTCGGAAGCTGCAATGACCAAAGCCATGGATATTCTGCCTAGCCATAAGCTGTCGAACGGCTGGACTGCCCATGGTAAAACAGGCTCGGCGTTTGAAACCGGGCCCAAGGGCAAGCCGGATCGGCGACGTCAATTCGGCTGGTATGTCGGATGGGCCGAGAAAGGCGATGAAAAGGTCGTATTTGTGCGCCTGAACCGAAACATGCTGGCCCACAATGCCGGTATGGGGCCGGTGACGCGTGACGAGCAGTGGTCGATACTGGAGAAGACACTTAAATAA
- a CDS encoding helix-turn-helix transcriptional regulator → MGDISSEVSTDSRCPMVDFVNLIAGKWAIPILYRLIVTDGPIRFGELQRAVAPITQKELTRQLRLFETRGLITRVVYPEMPPRVEYEVTPLGKTLRDTLDSLACWMQANGSKLKV, encoded by the coding sequence ATGGGTGACATATCGAGTGAGGTGTCCACCGACAGTCGGTGCCCCATGGTTGATTTCGTCAATCTGATTGCTGGAAAATGGGCGATACCGATCCTGTATCGGCTGATCGTCACGGATGGTCCTATCCGTTTTGGTGAATTGCAGCGCGCTGTCGCGCCCATTACCCAGAAAGAACTGACGCGGCAGCTCCGGTTGTTTGAAACGCGCGGGTTGATTACCCGCGTCGTTTATCCGGAAATGCCGCCAAGAGTGGAATATGAGGTGACGCCGTTAGGCAAAACCCTGCGTGATACGCTTGATTCACTTGCCTGCTGGATGCAGGCAAATGGATCAAAGCTGAAGGTCTGA
- a CDS encoding bestrophin family protein, which produces MIVRPRPPLWKLFFILKGSIITRILPQIFAVFVLSLVVVWAHRAFPGWVPAFNNGTAFALLGIALSIFLGFRNNACYDRWWEARKVWGKLVHLTRSFARQTILLDQLPGEGSRTKLLHYVIAFTQSLVPHLRPDDGQAKAHRWLSSEEQIAITASRNGPDFILRKIGEVLAELRVEGRIDAIDFQTLDETVRGFAEVQAACERLRFTPVPFGYTLLLHRTAYLFCFFIPFGFADMLGWGTPFATTLVAYTFFGLDALGDELEEPFGTLPNDLPIGAIADTIEINLREALGETSLPDLPQPQDYLLM; this is translated from the coding sequence ATGATCGTTCGTCCGCGCCCGCCCTTGTGGAAATTATTCTTCATCCTCAAAGGCTCAATCATCACGCGGATATTGCCACAAATCTTTGCGGTTTTCGTCCTGTCGCTCGTGGTGGTCTGGGCGCACCGCGCTTTTCCGGGCTGGGTTCCGGCTTTCAATAATGGCACAGCCTTCGCTCTGCTTGGCATAGCGCTTTCGATCTTCTTGGGATTCCGCAACAATGCCTGCTACGACCGCTGGTGGGAAGCGCGCAAAGTCTGGGGCAAACTTGTGCATCTGACACGAAGTTTCGCGCGTCAGACCATTTTGCTGGACCAATTGCCGGGCGAAGGCTCGCGGACGAAGCTACTTCATTATGTGATTGCGTTCACGCAGTCACTGGTGCCGCATCTTCGGCCAGATGATGGGCAAGCAAAAGCCCACAGATGGCTTAGCTCTGAGGAGCAAATAGCCATTACCGCAAGCCGCAACGGGCCGGATTTCATTCTGCGCAAAATCGGCGAAGTACTTGCAGAACTGCGCGTTGAAGGGCGCATTGATGCGATCGATTTCCAGACACTTGATGAAACGGTGAGAGGCTTTGCCGAAGTGCAGGCGGCTTGCGAGCGTCTGCGCTTTACACCAGTGCCGTTCGGCTACACCTTGTTGTTGCACCGCACGGCATATTTGTTCTGCTTTTTCATTCCTTTTGGTTTTGCCGATATGCTCGGCTGGGGGACGCCGTTCGCGACTACGCTGGTCGCTTACACCTTCTTCGGTCTTGATGCGCTGGGTGATGAACTGGAAGAGCCCTTTGGCACGTTACCCAATGATCTCCCGATCGGCGCGATTGCTGATACGATCGAGATCAATCTGCGCGAAGCATTGGGTGAAACCAGTTTGCCGGACCTGCCACAGCCGCAAGATTACTTGCTGATGTAA
- a CDS encoding SDR family oxidoreductase, whose translation MGRLEGKYTLITGGTSGIGLETARQFALEGATVAITGRKAVGLEAAARELPDSVLKIQSDSGDVAAQEQLAQALAEQWPRLDALYINAGDVTHSPLQDFSEEAYDRLMAINLKGPFFLIKALLPLFANPSSVILCGSASAHIGLPQSSVYAASKAGILSLARTLSGELVDRGIRVNGLSPGPTETPAFGKLGLAADEEEALRADIRKLVPIGRMGKPVELAKAAVFLASDESTFVVGSEIQVDGGVSNL comes from the coding sequence ATGGGTCGTCTCGAAGGAAAATATACGCTTATCACAGGCGGTACGAGCGGTATCGGGCTTGAAACAGCCAGACAGTTCGCCCTTGAAGGGGCGACCGTGGCCATTACAGGCCGGAAGGCGGTGGGTTTGGAAGCGGCTGCTCGCGAGCTGCCTGACAGTGTTCTAAAAATCCAAAGTGATTCAGGAGATGTTGCGGCGCAGGAGCAGCTTGCACAGGCGCTTGCAGAACAATGGCCGCGCCTGGATGCCCTTTACATAAATGCGGGCGACGTCACCCATAGCCCGCTGCAGGACTTTTCCGAAGAGGCCTATGACCGCCTGATGGCGATCAATCTGAAAGGGCCATTCTTTCTCATCAAAGCGTTGCTACCGCTTTTTGCCAATCCCTCATCCGTCATCCTGTGCGGATCGGCCAGCGCACATATCGGCTTACCGCAAAGCAGTGTCTATGCTGCCAGCAAGGCGGGGATTCTTTCGCTCGCACGGACACTTTCCGGCGAGCTTGTCGATCGCGGCATTCGTGTAAATGGTCTGAGCCCCGGCCCGACTGAAACGCCGGCTTTTGGCAAGCTGGGACTTGCTGCCGATGAAGAAGAAGCCTTGCGTGCGGATATACGCAAGCTCGTGCCAATTGGACGGATGGGCAAGCCCGTCGAGCTTGCGAAAGCTGCGGTGTTTCTTGCCTCCGATGAATCGACCTTCGTTGTCGGTTCGGAAATTCAGGTCGACGGCGGTGTGAGCAACCTTTGA